A stretch of Spirosoma oryzicola DNA encodes these proteins:
- a CDS encoding M28 family peptidase, whose amino-acid sequence MRYLFAGVATLIALSVPMSSFAQSKAGAVKSANAASAIKESDIKRDLFALAGDHFRGREGGSLDELKASVWIADQLRAMGLQPAGDDGTFFQFFHIQRTRITETSRLNIGAHQLVHGQDAFILAPAIASVDAPLVFVGKGTPEELAKVDVKGKAVALEFSGTPPSELSYRRFLFGTMSRRAAELVKAGALAVIWVSDKAAQFYFDNWTTGLERGRYDLPGGPNTRVFSQAPTLWLPSSALEWIKQPGQQFTNIVNVESFNYPSVNIVAKVPGTDPKLKDEYVLFSTHQDHDGVRRAIAGDSIWNGADDNASGCVATMAIGRAFAKQPGKRSALFVFHGAEERGLLGSRYYVEKPTVPKGSIVAVLNAEMIGRNAPDSACILGQQPPHRNSTDLVNAALAVNQADAHFKLDTLWDKPEHPEGWYFRSDHLPYARANVPAIAFTTLLHKDYHTPKDEPDRINTAKVTRIARWIYLTGWDVANRPQRVRVDEGFKLER is encoded by the coding sequence ATGCGGTACTTATTCGCTGGTGTAGCTACGCTCATAGCGCTCTCCGTCCCGATGAGTAGCTTCGCTCAGTCAAAAGCTGGTGCTGTCAAGTCTGCCAATGCTGCGTCGGCCATCAAGGAAAGCGACATCAAACGCGACTTGTTTGCCTTGGCCGGTGATCACTTCAGGGGCCGCGAAGGAGGTTCGCTGGACGAGTTGAAAGCGTCCGTCTGGATTGCGGACCAGCTTCGGGCAATGGGTCTCCAACCCGCTGGTGACGACGGTACTTTTTTCCAGTTCTTTCATATTCAGCGTACCCGCATCACCGAAACCAGCCGGCTGAATATAGGCGCTCATCAGCTCGTACACGGACAGGATGCCTTTATTCTGGCTCCGGCCATTGCCTCCGTCGATGCCCCACTGGTGTTTGTCGGTAAAGGTACACCCGAAGAACTGGCAAAAGTCGATGTAAAAGGCAAAGCCGTAGCGCTGGAATTTTCGGGAACGCCCCCGTCGGAGTTGAGCTACCGCCGGTTTCTGTTCGGTACCATGAGCCGACGGGCCGCCGAACTCGTGAAAGCGGGAGCGCTGGCCGTTATCTGGGTTTCGGATAAAGCTGCTCAATTTTACTTCGACAACTGGACGACTGGTCTCGAACGGGGACGGTACGATCTACCCGGTGGTCCGAATACGCGCGTCTTTTCGCAAGCGCCAACCCTGTGGCTTCCTTCCAGCGCTTTGGAATGGATTAAACAACCCGGCCAGCAGTTTACCAACATCGTGAACGTCGAAAGCTTCAACTATCCGTCGGTCAACATTGTCGCTAAAGTACCCGGAACGGACCCGAAGCTTAAAGATGAATACGTGTTGTTCAGCACCCACCAGGATCACGACGGCGTTCGCCGGGCGATTGCCGGTGACTCGATCTGGAACGGAGCCGACGATAATGCGAGCGGTTGTGTGGCGACGATGGCGATTGGTCGGGCGTTTGCGAAACAGCCCGGCAAGCGGTCGGCGTTGTTTGTTTTTCACGGTGCCGAAGAACGAGGACTGCTCGGCTCTCGCTACTACGTCGAAAAACCAACCGTTCCTAAAGGTTCTATCGTGGCCGTATTAAACGCCGAGATGATTGGCCGCAACGCACCCGATAGTGCCTGTATTCTGGGCCAGCAACCTCCGCATCGCAACTCAACGGATCTGGTCAACGCGGCTCTGGCGGTCAATCAGGCCGATGCGCATTTCAAACTGGATACGCTGTGGGATAAGCCCGAACATCCCGAAGGCTGGTATTTCCGAAGCGATCACCTGCCCTACGCCCGCGCCAACGTACCGGCCATTGCGTTCACAACGCTGCTTCATAAGGACTACCATACACCCAAAGATGAGCCAGACCGCATCAACACGGCGAAAGTAACCCGGATTGCCCGCTGGATTTACCTTACTGGCTGGGATGTCGCCAACCGCCCGCAACGTGTGCGGGTAGACGAAGGGTTTAAGTTAGAGCGCTAA
- a CDS encoding serine hydrolase domain-containing protein, whose amino-acid sequence MLLFYRKLILYTLTLATLSACHRQPSSSTIYFPAKGNNWTHVSPEKAGMDPTLLNEAVAFAKTQETTQMTPNFSTQEEIFGKLLGPMPSSRAATNGIVLRHGYIVAEWGDTQRPDPTYSVAKSVLSTVTGITVERGMIPNVHDPVATLIRDGGYDSDQNKAITWEHHLQQTSEWEGSLWGKNSDFVGKEAFGKGERKPRTLQKPGSYYEYNDVRINRLALSLLRLWKKPIPDVVRDEIMNPIGASDTWRYITYPTAVADVDGKSMPSVSGGTRWGGGLWINTRDEARFGYLFLRQGRWGNRQIVSSDWVKQATSPSPVGPDYGYLWWLNTGTSSTGKKAWPDAPTTSFAALGAGSNTIWVDPEHDIVIVWRWHNGSPNELIKRVLAAVKE is encoded by the coding sequence ATGCTGCTTTTTTACCGGAAACTTATCCTATATACGTTGACGCTGGCTACTTTGTCGGCCTGCCATCGACAACCTTCCTCATCAACGATCTATTTCCCAGCCAAAGGCAACAACTGGACCCACGTTTCCCCTGAGAAAGCGGGTATGGACCCAACGTTGCTGAATGAGGCTGTCGCATTCGCCAAGACGCAGGAAACCACGCAGATGACGCCCAACTTCTCAACGCAGGAAGAAATTTTCGGTAAGCTACTCGGCCCAATGCCCAGCAGCCGGGCGGCTACGAATGGGATTGTACTGCGGCACGGCTACATCGTGGCCGAATGGGGCGACACGCAACGGCCCGATCCGACCTATAGCGTAGCCAAAAGCGTTTTGTCGACCGTAACGGGTATCACCGTCGAGCGCGGTATGATTCCGAATGTGCATGACCCAGTCGCTACGCTTATTCGCGATGGCGGCTACGATTCGGATCAAAACAAAGCGATCACCTGGGAGCATCACCTACAACAAACCAGCGAATGGGAAGGCAGCCTGTGGGGTAAAAACAGTGATTTTGTCGGAAAAGAAGCGTTTGGAAAAGGAGAACGTAAGCCTCGTACGCTCCAGAAACCCGGCTCCTATTATGAGTACAACGACGTACGGATCAATCGACTGGCGTTGTCGCTACTGCGTTTGTGGAAGAAACCTATTCCCGACGTTGTACGCGACGAGATTATGAACCCGATTGGCGCGTCGGACACCTGGCGTTACATCACCTACCCGACTGCTGTCGCCGATGTCGATGGTAAATCAATGCCCTCGGTTAGTGGCGGTACCCGCTGGGGTGGTGGCTTGTGGATCAACACCCGCGACGAAGCCCGGTTTGGTTATCTCTTTTTACGGCAGGGTCGTTGGGGCAACCGTCAGATCGTTTCGTCTGATTGGGTAAAGCAGGCGACTTCGCCGAGCCCTGTTGGCCCAGATTACGGCTACTTATGGTGGCTCAACACAGGCACCAGCTCGACGGGCAAGAAAGCCTGGCCCGACGCACCGACCACTAGTTTCGCGGCTCTGGGTGCAGGGTCAAACACCATCTGGGTAGATCCTGAGCACGATATTGTCATCGTCTGGCGATGGCACAACGGCAGTCCGAATGAATTGATTAAACGTGTACTAGCCGCCGTTAAAGAATAA
- a CDS encoding MGH1-like glycoside hydrolase domain-containing protein codes for MPTAERERIYERADNKGWKKWGPYLSERAWGSVREDYSPYGDAWNYVTHDMARSRAYRWGEEGIGGFSDNKGHICFSLAFWNHKDNIIKERLFGLSGPEGNHGEDVKELYYYLDSTPTHSYMKMLYKYPQQEFPYNRLVIETSRRGRHDPEFELLDTGIFDRDEYFDIFIEYAKADQNDWLVTVTAHNRSAQTAPLTLLPTIWFRNTWAWGYEQYNARPMLNGIGNKQIEVNHKQLGKYKLYCEDADALLFCDNDTNTDRLYGRPNVAKYPKDAINNFIVSGGKKSFINPNQIGTKASAQYTRQIPAGGSVTIRLRFSDQTLLSQPFGDFDEIWNKRLQEADAFYGELQKNVTDPELLSIQRQAYAGMLWNKQFYYYNVNEWLKGDPKMPVPFQGRVYARNEGWRHMYTANILSMPDKWEYPWFAAWDLAFHTLTLARLDPHFAKRQLAVILREYYMHPNGQIPAYEWNFGDVNPPVHAWATWKVYEIDRDLNGVGDVGFLERVFHKLLLNFTWWVNRKDVAGNNIFGGGFLGLDNIGVFDRSQPLPMGGRIEQADGTGWMAMYTLNMLRIACEISLTRPSYQDMASKFFEHFLHIASAMNNLGKQNISLWDEVDQFYYDVLHTPDQNARLLKIRSMVGLIPLFAVEILDEELLSKLPDFKRRVEWVLTNRPDLASLISRWHEPGKGETHLLSLLRGHRMKMILKRMFDETEFLSDYGIRALSKYHEQTPYQFELNSEIFQVRYVPAESEMSMFGGNSNWRGPIWFPVNFLLVDALLKFYQYYGDDFEIEYPTNSGQVMSIKEATVLLTERLINIFRRGADGRVPAYGYDEKMQHDKNFQGLYLFYEYFHGDLGAGLGANHQTGWTGLVADLIEYWYKYQPENALTETIDK; via the coding sequence ATGCCAACAGCAGAACGCGAACGAATTTACGAACGAGCCGATAACAAAGGCTGGAAAAAGTGGGGACCTTATCTTTCCGAACGGGCCTGGGGAAGCGTCCGCGAAGATTATAGCCCTTACGGTGACGCATGGAACTACGTCACGCACGACATGGCACGATCCCGCGCTTACCGATGGGGAGAAGAAGGGATCGGTGGCTTTTCGGATAACAAAGGCCATATCTGCTTCTCACTTGCCTTCTGGAATCACAAAGATAACATCATCAAAGAAAGACTCTTTGGCCTGTCGGGACCGGAGGGGAACCATGGTGAGGACGTAAAGGAGCTGTATTATTATCTGGATAGTACGCCCACGCACTCATACATGAAAATGCTGTACAAGTATCCGCAGCAGGAATTTCCGTATAACCGTCTCGTTATCGAAACATCGCGCCGGGGAAGGCACGACCCGGAGTTCGAATTGCTGGACACCGGGATTTTCGACCGGGATGAGTACTTCGATATCTTTATTGAATACGCCAAAGCCGATCAGAACGACTGGCTTGTGACCGTAACCGCACATAACCGTTCGGCGCAGACGGCCCCGCTTACGCTGCTACCCACGATATGGTTTCGGAATACCTGGGCCTGGGGCTATGAGCAGTACAATGCTCGGCCAATGCTCAACGGCATTGGCAATAAACAGATTGAGGTCAATCATAAGCAGCTAGGGAAGTATAAACTCTACTGCGAGGACGCCGACGCTTTGCTGTTTTGCGACAATGACACGAATACCGACCGGCTCTATGGCCGGCCGAACGTGGCGAAGTACCCAAAAGATGCCATCAACAACTTCATTGTCTCCGGCGGTAAGAAGAGCTTCATCAATCCGAATCAGATTGGCACCAAAGCGTCGGCGCAATACACCCGGCAGATTCCGGCAGGTGGTAGCGTTACCATACGCTTACGATTCAGTGACCAAACGCTTCTCAGCCAGCCTTTCGGCGATTTCGACGAAATATGGAACAAACGGCTGCAAGAAGCTGATGCTTTTTACGGTGAGTTACAAAAAAACGTAACCGATCCCGAACTGCTGTCTATTCAGCGGCAAGCCTACGCGGGTATGCTCTGGAATAAGCAGTTCTATTACTACAACGTCAACGAGTGGCTCAAAGGGGACCCAAAAATGCCTGTTCCTTTTCAGGGGCGCGTCTACGCGCGCAACGAAGGCTGGCGGCATATGTACACGGCCAACATCCTGTCGATGCCCGACAAATGGGAATACCCGTGGTTTGCCGCCTGGGATCTGGCGTTCCATACCCTGACGCTGGCCCGACTTGATCCGCATTTTGCCAAGCGACAACTGGCCGTTATTCTGCGGGAGTATTACATGCACCCGAACGGTCAGATTCCGGCTTACGAATGGAATTTTGGGGACGTAAACCCACCTGTCCACGCCTGGGCAACCTGGAAAGTATACGAAATCGACCGCGACCTCAATGGTGTGGGCGATGTGGGTTTTCTGGAACGGGTTTTCCATAAACTTCTGCTCAATTTTACGTGGTGGGTCAACCGGAAAGACGTAGCAGGAAACAACATCTTCGGTGGTGGCTTCCTCGGGCTGGATAACATTGGGGTATTCGACCGCTCACAACCGCTACCGATGGGCGGTCGCATCGAGCAGGCTGACGGTACTGGCTGGATGGCAATGTATACGCTTAATATGCTGCGGATTGCCTGCGAAATTTCCTTGACTCGTCCTTCCTATCAGGACATGGCCAGTAAGTTTTTCGAGCACTTCCTGCACATTGCCTCAGCGATGAACAACCTGGGCAAGCAAAATATAAGCCTGTGGGATGAAGTCGATCAGTTCTATTACGACGTGCTGCACACGCCTGACCAGAATGCCCGACTGCTTAAAATCCGCTCGATGGTCGGCTTGATTCCTTTGTTTGCCGTTGAGATTCTGGATGAAGAATTACTGTCTAAACTGCCTGATTTCAAACGGCGTGTCGAATGGGTCTTGACGAACCGACCTGATCTGGCGTCGCTTATTTCACGTTGGCACGAGCCGGGCAAAGGCGAAACGCACCTGCTGAGTTTGCTGCGAGGACACCGGATGAAAATGATTCTCAAACGGATGTTCGATGAAACTGAGTTTTTATCCGACTACGGTATCCGTGCCCTCTCGAAGTATCACGAACAAACTCCTTATCAGTTTGAGTTGAACAGCGAGATATTCCAGGTACGCTACGTTCCGGCTGAGTCTGAAATGAGTATGTTCGGCGGTAATTCCAACTGGCGGGGACCAATATGGTTTCCGGTGAATTTTCTGCTGGTCGATGCGTTGCTGAAGTTTTATCAGTACTACGGCGATGACTTTGAGATCGAGTACCCAACCAATTCGGGACAGGTCATGAGCATTAAGGAAGCGACCGTACTGCTCACGGAACGGCTGATCAACATTTTCCGTCGGGGTGCAGATGGTCGGGTTCCGGCTTACGGGTATGACGAAAAAATGCAGCACGATAAGAATTTCCAGGGGCTTTACTTATTCTACGAGTATTTCCACGGCGACTTGGGGGCGGGCCTGGGGGCCAACCACCAGACCGGCTGGACGGGGTTGGTAGCTGACCTGATCGAATACTGGTACAAGTATCAACCGGAAAATGCCTTGACGGAAACCATTGATAAATAG
- a CDS encoding GNAT family N-acetyltransferase: protein MSPLITTRLALLPIDLPTYDALFAGSDKLSQHLGIRVPEILSEFGMDGFEYTYTKLAADQSEGPWWLYLFIHRADQALIGVGGYKGKPDEAGMVEIGYEIYPHYRGQGLATETAQGLIDWAFDQPAVTIVQAHTLAEMSPSVRVLEKCGMTFNDAFDDPNDGAVWQWQLKRSYRDRASMALRAHRK from the coding sequence ATGTCTCCCCTTATCACCACCCGGTTGGCCTTATTACCCATTGATCTTCCGACTTACGATGCACTTTTTGCGGGCTCAGACAAGCTGAGTCAGCATCTGGGCATTCGTGTTCCGGAGATTCTCAGCGAATTCGGCATGGACGGTTTTGAGTATACTTATACCAAACTGGCAGCGGATCAGAGCGAAGGTCCCTGGTGGCTTTATTTGTTTATTCACCGTGCCGATCAGGCGTTAATTGGTGTTGGCGGTTATAAAGGCAAGCCCGACGAAGCGGGTATGGTCGAGATTGGCTACGAAATCTACCCTCATTACCGGGGGCAAGGTCTGGCGACCGAAACCGCTCAGGGCCTGATCGACTGGGCTTTTGACCAGCCCGCCGTGACCATTGTTCAGGCGCACACCCTTGCCGAGATGAGTCCATCGGTGCGGGTGCTGGAAAAATGCGGCATGACATTTAATGATGCCTTCGACGATCCCAACGATGGCGCGGTATGGCAATGGCAGCTCAAACGATCTTACCGAGATCGGGCATCTATGGCTCTGCGCGCCCATCGTAAGTAA
- a CDS encoding L-threonylcarbamoyladenylate synthase: MTTSIRDIAYQLRQSQLIALADETGWSVAADPTSDTAVAQLLTLRPLIPTGLRPTVVIQNTDQLGLYVAKVPDIAYDLVEFAENPLTVVYDQGKNVSAQLWSTGEPASSAGEIAVRRSLSADVQRLIGSFGRGLLTIPFESLRLPAEAEAIGKEHFGTLPAMPRKPRIMRLGINGEVSFIRK, encoded by the coding sequence ATGACTACAAGCATCCGCGATATAGCTTACCAACTTCGGCAGAGCCAGCTCATAGCTCTGGCCGACGAAACGGGCTGGTCTGTAGCAGCCGATCCGACCAGCGACACAGCCGTTGCGCAACTGCTCACCCTTCGGCCACTTATTCCCACTGGTTTGCGGCCAACCGTTGTTATCCAGAACACGGATCAGCTGGGGTTATATGTTGCTAAAGTACCGGACATCGCCTATGACCTGGTTGAGTTTGCGGAAAATCCGCTGACGGTCGTGTACGATCAGGGAAAGAACGTGTCAGCCCAGCTTTGGTCAACGGGAGAACCGGCATCATCAGCGGGCGAAATTGCCGTCCGGCGATCATTGAGCGCCGATGTGCAGCGACTTATCGGAAGTTTTGGCCGTGGCTTGTTAACGATTCCGTTCGAGTCGCTAAGACTACCAGCCGAAGCGGAGGCCATTGGTAAGGAGCACTTTGGTACACTACCGGCGATGCCCCGCAAACCACGGATCATGCGGCTTGGTATCAATGGCGAAGTAAGTTTTATTAGAAAGTAG
- a CDS encoding CCA tRNA nucleotidyltransferase codes for MNFSDTLHKNPVFAIVAREAELLGVQAYVIGGFVRDLILQRPSKDIDVVCIGSGIALAEAVGRTLKTKVSVFPNFGTAMLRAASDEDRDGGADWEVEFVGARKESYRSDSRKPIVEDGTLEDDQNRRDFTINAMGISLNAGNFGELIDPFDGLKDLKRKIIRTPLDPDITFSDDPLRMMRAIRFAAQLNFDIEPDTFDAIVRMNERISIVSRERITDELNKIVLASTPSYGFKLLYHAGLLDRIFPELVALKGVETIEGKGHKDNFYHTLQVLDNIANRTDQSATLRDNELWLRWAALLHDIAKPATKRFDAKVGWTFHGHEDMGARWVPGIFRTMKLPLNEHMRFVQKLVRLHLRPIALTKEQITDSALRRLLVDAGNDLDGLMALCRADITSKNYEKVQKHLRNFDRVERKLHDLEERDKLRNFQPVITGELIMEAFNIPPSKEVGEIKTIIREAILDGMVKNELEAAFPLLVEEGNKRGMNVVKKLSELTLSPAITEDEKPV; via the coding sequence ATGAATTTCAGTGACACGTTACATAAAAATCCGGTCTTTGCCATCGTCGCCCGCGAGGCCGAATTACTCGGCGTTCAGGCGTATGTCATCGGTGGGTTTGTCCGCGATCTGATCCTGCAACGACCGTCAAAAGATATTGACGTCGTTTGCATTGGTAGCGGTATTGCCCTGGCCGAAGCCGTTGGAAGAACCCTAAAAACGAAAGTATCGGTGTTCCCCAACTTTGGTACCGCCATGTTACGGGCCGCTTCTGACGAAGATCGTGATGGTGGCGCCGATTGGGAAGTTGAATTTGTGGGGGCCCGCAAAGAATCGTACCGAAGCGATTCGCGGAAGCCAATTGTCGAAGATGGTACCCTTGAAGACGATCAGAATCGGCGAGACTTTACAATCAACGCGATGGGTATTAGTCTGAACGCCGGCAACTTTGGCGAATTAATTGATCCCTTCGATGGCCTGAAAGACCTCAAGCGCAAGATAATTCGCACACCACTCGATCCGGACATTACGTTTTCCGACGACCCCCTTCGGATGATGCGGGCCATTCGCTTTGCCGCCCAGCTCAATTTTGACATTGAACCCGACACGTTCGATGCCATTGTACGCATGAACGAGCGAATCAGCATTGTGTCGCGTGAGCGAATTACCGACGAATTAAACAAAATTGTTCTGGCATCGACCCCTTCGTACGGCTTCAAATTATTGTACCACGCGGGTTTGCTGGACCGTATTTTCCCTGAACTGGTCGCGCTGAAAGGCGTTGAAACAATCGAAGGAAAGGGTCACAAGGATAATTTTTACCACACGCTCCAGGTTCTCGACAACATCGCTAACCGAACCGACCAATCAGCTACGTTACGGGATAACGAACTTTGGCTTCGTTGGGCAGCTCTCCTGCACGATATCGCCAAACCCGCAACCAAGCGGTTTGATGCCAAAGTCGGCTGGACGTTTCATGGCCACGAAGATATGGGTGCGCGGTGGGTACCGGGTATATTTCGCACGATGAAATTACCGCTTAATGAGCACATGCGTTTTGTGCAAAAACTCGTTCGCCTTCATCTACGCCCCATTGCTCTCACCAAAGAACAAATCACCGACTCGGCCCTACGACGACTTTTGGTTGATGCGGGTAACGACCTCGACGGTTTGATGGCGTTGTGCCGGGCCGATATTACATCGAAAAATTACGAGAAAGTCCAGAAGCACCTACGCAACTTTGACCGGGTTGAGCGCAAACTTCATGATCTTGAAGAGCGGGATAAACTCCGCAATTTTCAGCCGGTTATTACGGGGGAGCTGATCATGGAAGCGTTCAATATCCCCCCATCGAAAGAAGTGGGTGAAATTAAAACGATCATTCGAGAAGCCATCCTGGATGGAATGGTAAAAAACGAACTGGAAGCAGCGTTTCCGCTACTGGTTGAGGAAGGAAATAAGCGCGGGATGAACGTCGTAAAAAAGCTGTCCGAGCTAACTCTCAGTCCCGCAATAACTGAAGATGAAAAACCTGTATAA
- a CDS encoding M23 family metallopeptidase, translated as MKIDITLFMRIVGVMAALLVGGINVASSQVVTSNSDEPTLYKYCQQYQTLYTKIREQSITPDSARQQFSAIMKGLQERFRSSETIPSDSLQRDSLRRTGTYFSFPIRGYTTSAIGGTHGEGYRATGFDLFDHNVRGSHPAQDIFIVDRNQDTVDDRTGKPVDILAMTSGLVLAVETDWHPGSEYRGGNWIWVYDPILHGLFYYAHNNKVEIAPGQWVQAGQKLGEMGRSGFNAYKTRSPTHLHLMYLQIQPSGLPLPLNTYPWLLTAKLSK; from the coding sequence GTGAAGATCGATATTACTTTGTTCATGCGGATAGTGGGTGTGATGGCTGCTTTGCTGGTAGGCGGGATTAACGTGGCATCGTCGCAAGTTGTTACCAGCAATTCAGATGAACCTACTCTCTACAAGTACTGCCAGCAATACCAGACGCTTTATACGAAGATCCGGGAGCAGAGTATAACACCCGATTCAGCCCGGCAACAGTTTAGCGCCATCATGAAGGGCTTGCAGGAACGTTTCCGTAGCTCGGAAACCATCCCTTCCGATAGCTTACAGCGCGATAGTCTGCGCCGGACAGGAACGTACTTTTCGTTTCCTATTCGGGGCTACACAACCAGCGCTATTGGCGGTACACACGGGGAGGGCTACCGGGCAACAGGTTTTGACTTGTTCGACCACAATGTGCGTGGAAGCCATCCGGCTCAGGATATTTTCATCGTCGACCGAAATCAGGATACTGTCGATGACCGAACCGGAAAGCCAGTCGATATTCTGGCAATGACCAGTGGGCTTGTGTTGGCTGTCGAAACCGATTGGCATCCCGGCTCTGAATATCGGGGTGGAAACTGGATCTGGGTCTATGATCCGATCTTACACGGCTTGTTTTACTACGCCCACAACAACAAGGTAGAGATAGCGCCTGGGCAATGGGTGCAGGCTGGTCAAAAACTGGGTGAGATGGGCCGCTCCGGCTTTAACGCTTACAAAACCCGTTCGCCGACGCACCTGCATCTCATGTACCTTCAGATTCAACCGAGCGGCCTGCCACTCCCGTTGAACACGTACCCGTGGCTCCTGACAGCTAAATTGTCGAAGTGA
- a CDS encoding DUF6089 family protein: protein MSKQHIIIARLFIVGLFISFSAQAQKIEIGGGLGGMLYKGDVSTRLNPRFYRPAANMFFRYNATRSFSIRAGLAVGGYQAEDHYSNDPFQQARNYSFRSRTSEATVDLQYNFLNYKLLPKVKNWTPYVFGGIGLYSYTNAVVKARALLNFPLGIGVKYEIKRPWSVGLEFGTRFTNNDYLDGLGERTFGVTTNKIAQGNTALKDSYTYTAITVSYTFYKIVCP, encoded by the coding sequence GTGAGCAAACAACACATCATTATAGCCCGGCTGTTTATAGTCGGGCTTTTTATCAGTTTTAGTGCGCAGGCCCAAAAAATTGAAATTGGCGGAGGGCTGGGTGGTATGCTTTACAAAGGCGACGTATCAACGCGGCTGAATCCACGCTTTTACCGGCCAGCGGCTAACATGTTTTTCCGTTATAATGCGACGCGCTCGTTTTCAATACGGGCCGGACTAGCAGTCGGTGGCTATCAGGCCGAAGATCATTACAGTAATGATCCGTTTCAGCAGGCACGTAATTATTCATTCAGAAGCAGAACCAGCGAAGCAACGGTTGATTTGCAATACAATTTTCTGAACTATAAGCTGCTACCTAAAGTGAAAAACTGGACACCTTACGTGTTTGGTGGGATAGGCCTTTACAGCTACACGAACGCCGTTGTCAAAGCGCGGGCACTGTTAAACTTTCCGCTTGGGATAGGCGTCAAGTACGAAATAAAGCGCCCCTGGAGCGTTGGGCTGGAATTTGGTACGCGGTTTACCAACAACGATTACCTGGACGGCTTAGGCGAACGAACTTTTGGCGTAACAACAAATAAGATTGCCCAGGGTAATACGGCTTTGAAAGACAGCTACACCTATACCGCAATAACAGTCAGTTATACGTTCTACAAAATTGTCTGCCCGTAA
- a CDS encoding DUF6089 family protein, with translation MKRYHYLAASALAGLLFISSLSDSQAQRRPNTRFLPYSSVSFGVGSSHYYGDLAGYRQFLRATYIMPRWNVGLGYTRQFTPHFAARASFTWARIAGDDYTFNKGRIEKSTENLVQYTRNLHFRNDLKEFAISGIYNFVADGRNSSVRAKLSPYLFGGIALVAHSPEARTPANEEAQPYEAQKWVKLQPLHTEGQGQPGYEKPYSLVTVAIPVGIGLRYKLNQDFDLGFEIGYRYTFSDYLDDVGGPYADPAVLTGVASKMADRRQQRFAARKKDAPDRYAILESLYQAGGTSQEDVLSALNTPVRGSSSNVLGFLKDGYLLTSFQIHYIIPGKIKCPPIK, from the coding sequence ATGAAGCGATACCATTATCTGGCAGCGAGTGCTCTGGCAGGTCTGCTTTTTATCAGCAGCTTGTCAGACAGTCAGGCTCAACGGCGACCAAACACTCGATTTTTACCTTATTCGTCGGTTAGTTTTGGTGTCGGCTCTTCCCATTACTACGGCGATTTGGCCGGTTACCGGCAATTTCTGAGAGCTACCTACATCATGCCGCGTTGGAACGTAGGGCTAGGCTATACGCGTCAGTTTACCCCTCATTTTGCTGCGCGGGCTTCATTTACCTGGGCTCGAATTGCAGGTGACGATTACACGTTCAACAAGGGACGAATTGAAAAAAGTACCGAAAATCTGGTTCAGTACACGCGAAATCTACACTTTCGGAATGATCTGAAAGAATTTGCCATCTCGGGTATTTACAATTTTGTGGCCGACGGCCGTAACTCCAGCGTTCGAGCTAAATTATCTCCTTATCTTTTCGGGGGAATAGCCTTGGTGGCCCACAGCCCCGAAGCCCGGACACCCGCAAACGAGGAAGCTCAACCGTATGAAGCTCAGAAATGGGTGAAGCTGCAACCGCTTCATACCGAGGGGCAGGGCCAACCCGGTTACGAAAAACCGTATAGTCTCGTCACGGTAGCCATTCCTGTTGGAATCGGTTTACGCTATAAGCTTAATCAGGATTTTGATCTTGGCTTCGAAATAGGCTATCGCTACACCTTCAGTGATTATCTGGACGATGTGGGAGGTCCATACGCCGATCCGGCAGTGCTAACAGGTGTGGCTTCAAAAATGGCCGATCGGCGGCAACAGCGGTTTGCCGCTCGTAAAAAAGATGCTCCTGATCGTTATGCGATACTCGAAAGTTTGTATCAGGCTGGAGGGACAAGTCAGGAAGATGTGTTAAGTGCTTTGAACACTCCTGTTCGTGGGTCGTCCAGCAATGTTTTAGGTTTCTTGAAGGATGGTTATTTATTGACTAGCTTTCAGATCCATTACATAATTCCGGGGAAAATCAAGTGTCCACCCATCAAATAG